One window of Quercus robur chromosome 5, dhQueRobu3.1, whole genome shotgun sequence genomic DNA carries:
- the LOC126725206 gene encoding uncharacterized protein LOC126725206 produces the protein MIYCNWCIWKNRNLLKFEGRGKAAKVLVKEVELLVEEFRSGNTKEKLPVVVRTQAWRPPREGWYKANVDGAVFKETNSCGVGVVIRNDQGQIMGAMSKRLNLPLGAVEVEAKAFEEGLRLAGDLGLNQVILEGDAQSITNALMGKSLPPSSIQRLIAGASRWKQWVQVWSASYVRRDGNGAAHVMAQNAKSISDCVVWVEDTPPMIQCQVHRDVLMLNQVSV, from the coding sequence ATGATCTATTGTAATTGGTGTATTTGGAAGAAtagaaatttgttgaaattCGAAGGGAGGGGTAAGGCAGCAAAGGTGCTCGTCAAGGAGGTTGAGTTGCTAGTGGAGGAATTCAGATCAGGGAATACAAAGGAAAAGCTTCCTGTGGTGGTGAGAACTCAAGCTTGGAGGCCGCCAAGGGAAGGGTGGTATAAAGCAAATGTGGACGGGGCAGTATTCAAGGAGACTAACAGCTGTGGGGTTGGAGTGGTGATTCGAAATGATCAAGGCCAAATCATGGGGGCTATGAGTAAGAGGCTGAACCTTCCGTTAGGAGCGGTGGAAGTTGAAGCGAAAGCTTTTGAAGAGGGGTTAAGGCTAGCAGGTGACCTCGGGTTGAACCAAGTAATCCTGGAGGGAGATGCTCAGTCAATTACAAATGCTTTGATGGGTAAGAGCTTGCCGCCATCCTCAATCCAAAGGCTTATTGCTGGTGCTAGTCGTTGGAAGCAATGGGTTCAAGTGTGGAGTGCAAGCTATGTCCGTAGAGATGGGAATGGGGCTGCACATGTAATGGCTCAAAATGCCAAATCTATTTCTGATTGTGTAGTGTGGGTAGAAGATACCCCACCAATGATTCAATGCCAAGTGCATAGAGATGTTCTTATGTTGAACCAAGTTTCTGTTTAA